The following are encoded in a window of Mycoplasmopsis verecunda genomic DNA:
- a CDS encoding aromatic motif membrane protein, with amino-acid sequence MKIKILKSLALFSTIPLVASVISCANYKQESDLNQYIDHSKDISYQSISSEELLHQDIMNKLLNTIYKNTTNAQNQKEIYLHNQKENEKTILKEFQKITQEYNKIYKNIDTTELEDQLSRLKQILVFYRSNKAKYEETLLQIANLEKQIQEAKNSITDMKAITYLEEYQNFLSKNWYFVLNNLDKFDWKFVDWVLDPYIPARGGHLVSQDYENNVNKEQKFAILNFKNTFLDDIKLGDESPEIGDNEAYYIKKDKLVFRILIRNISNEISNVELSYMGIYYGNSKNNNISLNLISQTIHSGFIHGYESGLKQFEIDMPIKQRYGYPAFVFPFGKESYEA; translated from the coding sequence ATGAAGATTAAAATATTGAAATCCTTAGCTTTGTTTAGCACAATACCACTTGTTGCAAGCGTAATATCTTGTGCTAATTATAAGCAAGAATCTGATTTAAATCAATATATTGATCATAGTAAAGACATTTCATATCAAAGTATTTCATCGGAAGAATTATTACATCAAGATATTATGAATAAATTACTTAATACAATTTATAAAAACACCACAAATGCTCAAAATCAAAAAGAAATTTACTTACATAATCAAAAAGAAAATGAAAAAACAATACTTAAAGAATTTCAAAAAATAACACAAGAATATAACAAGATATATAAAAACATTGATACTACTGAATTAGAAGATCAATTATCTAGATTAAAACAAATACTAGTTTTCTATAGATCGAATAAAGCAAAATATGAAGAAACCTTACTACAAATAGCAAATCTAGAAAAACAGATTCAAGAAGCGAAAAATAGCATTACAGATATGAAAGCAATAACTTATTTAGAAGAATATCAAAATTTCTTATCTAAAAATTGATACTTTGTTTTAAATAATTTAGATAAATTTGATTGAAAATTTGTAGATTGAGTTTTAGATCCATATATCCCAGCTAGAGGTGGACACTTAGTATCACAAGACTATGAAAATAATGTAAATAAAGAGCAAAAATTTGCAATACTTAATTTTAAAAATACCTTTCTTGATGATATTAAATTAGGAGATGAAAGTCCTGAAATTGGAGATAATGAAGCTTATTATATAAAAAAAGACAAGTTGGTTTTTAGAATATTAATCAGAAATATATCTAATGAAATTTCTAATGTTGAATTAAGTTATATGGGAATATATTACGGTAATTCAAAAAATAATAATATTTCATTAAACTTAATTTCGCAAACAATACACAGCGGATTTATACATGGTTATGAATCGGGATTAAAGCAATTTGAAATAGATATGCCAATTAAGCAAAGATATGGTTATCCAGCATTTGTATTTCCGTTTGGAAAGGAAAGTTATGAAGCTTAG
- a CDS encoding aromatic motif membrane protein, translated as MKKWLINKILLLSTISLPILAVSSCYQKADEEIKLKPKKQVTNNEMKINQIASKLITNNQERDLYISQQKNIPDDIITELKASMIYANISNVKVLEKSSSVLNNQVKNAIIAITNTLTKDWYWYLNNLNKNKYVLNPFNENYSDITNLEETKNNPKNTKSIFQYVLNKNKTYAIDMKNANIQDIISYEIPNEKFDIYQNKKINFILFDNNTFILYFTYSKDNKNNILIIPDVFLIINNQEAKEITSKFKDSFITALNQRIQNKTNYDILTGSNQQEALDNAYKAFSDKKLFTMYEPNNYSGIFYDATMLLNNNEMQLLRYTWGEINED; from the coding sequence ATGAAAAAGTGATTAATCAATAAGATATTACTTTTATCAACTATATCTCTTCCAATTCTTGCAGTTAGTTCTTGTTATCAAAAAGCTGACGAAGAAATTAAATTAAAACCTAAAAAACAAGTTACAAATAATGAAATGAAAATTAATCAAATAGCTTCAAAATTAATTACAAATAATCAAGAAAGAGATTTATATATATCTCAACAAAAAAATATACCTGATGATATTATCACTGAGCTTAAAGCTTCAATGATATATGCTAATATATCAAATGTCAAAGTATTAGAAAAATCAAGTAGTGTACTTAATAATCAAGTGAAAAATGCAATTATTGCTATTACAAATACATTAACTAAGGATTGATATTGATACTTAAATAACTTAAATAAAAATAAATATGTACTTAATCCATTTAATGAAAACTATAGTGATATAACAAACTTAGAAGAAACTAAAAATAATCCAAAAAATACTAAATCTATTTTTCAATATGTTTTAAATAAAAATAAAACATATGCAATAGATATGAAAAATGCAAATATACAGGATATTATCTCATATGAGATACCGAATGAAAAATTTGATATTTATCAAAATAAAAAAATAAACTTTATTCTATTCGACAATAATACTTTTATTCTATATTTTACTTATTCAAAAGATAATAAAAATAATATTTTGATTATTCCTGATGTCTTCTTAATTATTAATAATCAAGAAGCTAAAGAAATAACAAGTAAATTTAAAGATAGCTTTATTACAGCTTTAAATCAAAGAATTCAAAATAAAACTAATTATGATATATTAACAGGTTCTAATCAACAAGAAGCTTTGGATAATGCATATAAAGCATTTAGTGATAAAAAACTTTTTACCATGTATGAACCAAATAATTATTCGGGAATATTTTATGATGCTACAATGCTACTAAATAATAATGAAATGCAATTACTAAGATATACATGAGGAGAAATAAATGAAGATTAA
- a CDS encoding ABC transporter permease, whose protein sequence is MISKIKDKLSSNKKIYLALPYIIVAIFLIILPLIMIIYSAFSVGDNNFNSWELVNSANTWRIMGRSLWIGLVSALFCLIIGFPYAYFISTAKSKIFRIYALSLILSPMAIFTIARVYSIKALFLALFASDPKSLNNEMFIVFGLTYLNLPLMIMPLYTVFKDMPKNIVEASNDLGYNNVQTIFKVIIPYGTKAILSGVAMIFLASATTFIISSKLLPDGSQHQLIGDIINSKINPGNKFDLSAGSALVIVVSLLFISVYAFVLIIPRIIFKLKKGAHYE, encoded by the coding sequence ATGATTTCCAAAATTAAAGATAAATTATCTTCAAATAAAAAAATTTATTTAGCTTTACCTTACATAATTGTTGCTATTTTCTTAATTATTCTTCCTTTAATTATGATTATTTATTCAGCATTTAGTGTTGGAGATAATAATTTTAATTCATGAGAATTAGTTAATAGTGCTAACACTTGAAGAATAATGGGGCGTAGCTTATGAATCGGATTAGTATCGGCTTTATTTTGCTTAATAATTGGATTCCCGTATGCATACTTTATTTCAACTGCTAAATCTAAAATATTTAGAATTTATGCTTTAAGTTTAATATTATCTCCAATGGCAATTTTTACAATTGCTAGAGTTTATTCAATCAAAGCTTTATTCCTCGCATTATTTGCATCAGACCCAAAAAGTTTAAATAACGAAATGTTTATTGTTTTTGGTTTAACCTACCTAAACTTACCACTAATGATTATGCCTTTATACACTGTGTTTAAAGATATGCCTAAAAACATAGTGGAAGCAAGTAATGATTTAGGTTACAATAATGTACAAACTATTTTTAAAGTAATTATTCCTTATGGAACTAAAGCAATTTTATCTGGTGTAGCTATGATATTTTTAGCTTCAGCTACAACATTTATTATTTCGTCTAAATTGCTACCTGATGGATCGCAACACCAATTAATCGGGGATATAATTAATTCAAAAATTAACCCCGGAAATAAATTTGATCTATCAGCTGGTTCAGCTTTAGTTATAGTTGTTTCATTATTATTCATATCAGTATATGCATTTGTGCTTATTATTCCAAGAATAATTTTCAAACTTAAAAAAGGAGCCCACTATGAGTAG
- a CDS encoding ABC transporter permease, which yields MSRFGSFLRQSYIYIILSIVYIPLFFGAIFTFNQATPKGLFNTTWTQGTVDNWLHLFDNNRLSALVNSVLLALIVSVIVCSLSLVTVYALYRQKSKTVKTFVSSSSNIPLINPDNITAIGLVLVFSAFIGVIQTENEGFGRVIVAHSIMALPYGISLMLPRSEKFNNNLFEASMDLGYSKIRSWFKTYFVYMIPSIIMAAVVSSVLSFDDFIIARTVSNTPTLGTKLYEGSFEPWGLVLGTIILFITIVSNIIYTLVKKNKK from the coding sequence ATGAGTAGATTTGGTTCATTTTTAAGACAAAGTTATATTTACATAATTCTATCAATCGTTTATATTCCACTATTTTTTGGAGCAATTTTTACTTTTAACCAAGCAACTCCAAAAGGTTTATTTAATACCACTTGAACTCAAGGTACAGTAGATAACTGATTACATTTATTTGATAACAATAGATTATCTGCATTAGTAAATTCAGTATTGCTAGCTTTAATTGTATCTGTTATAGTGTGTTCATTATCTTTAGTAACTGTATATGCACTTTATAGACAAAAAAGTAAAACAGTTAAAACATTTGTATCTTCTAGTTCAAATATTCCTCTAATAAACCCAGATAACATTACAGCCATTGGATTAGTATTAGTATTCTCGGCTTTTATTGGTGTTATACAAACTGAAAATGAAGGTTTTGGTCGTGTTATAGTAGCTCATAGTATTATGGCTTTACCGTATGGAATTTCTTTAATGCTTCCAAGAAGTGAAAAATTCAATAATAATTTGTTTGAAGCTTCAATGGATTTAGGATATTCAAAAATCCGTTCATGATTCAAAACCTATTTTGTATATATGATTCCTTCAATCATAATGGCTGCAGTTGTTTCATCTGTACTAAGTTTTGATGATTTTATTATTGCTCGTACCGTATCTAATACTCCAACTTTAGGAACCAAATTATATGAAGGTTCATTTGAACCTTGAGGTCTTGTATTAGGAACAATAATTTTATTTATCACAATTGTTTCTAATATTATTTATACACTTGTAAAGAAAAATAAAAAATAA
- a CDS encoding ABC transporter ATP-binding protein, with the protein MAKKKINKNEQPVIELIDVVKEFQDKTVLHSINLQIKRGEFVTLLGPSGSGKTTILRLLGGFEWATRGEIKFDGFDIKDLEPYKRNVSTIFQDYALFPHLNVEGNIAYGLKLKRVPREVINDKYNALYQKKLALWKAKASAKMKKLDEIQEKYENELETLKPGTYQYRKRQDWLDDSDFKYSYWENYVNLKSETFENRYFKRKMTKKEMNDKIAKMIDLVGLTGNATKPISALSGGMKQRVALARSLVIEPEILLLDEPLSALDAKIRQKMQVLLRSVQQELGLTFIFVTHDQDEALELSDRIAVMRDGRIEQYDTPKNIYDYPVNIWVAKFIGDSNIFNAKFNPKTGKVKLLGKEFKTVHELDEFEPGEMLDALIRPEDIDINANPTTKKDKIAGKIVDISYRGSYYYLKVEIEEDVYIYVETAKKFDLNEKVYLSWTKDTIHLMKKDPKWDYQNNDFQN; encoded by the coding sequence ATGGCAAAGAAAAAAATCAATAAGAATGAACAGCCAGTTATTGAATTAATTGATGTTGTTAAAGAATTCCAAGATAAAACAGTTCTTCACAGCATTAATTTACAAATTAAACGTGGTGAATTTGTTACATTACTTGGACCATCTGGTTCAGGAAAAACTACCATTTTAAGATTACTAGGTGGTTTTGAATGAGCTACACGTGGTGAAATTAAATTCGATGGTTTTGATATTAAAGATCTAGAACCGTACAAAAGAAATGTATCTACAATTTTTCAAGATTACGCATTATTTCCTCATTTAAATGTTGAAGGTAATATTGCTTACGGACTTAAACTAAAACGTGTTCCACGTGAAGTTATTAATGATAAATATAATGCTTTATATCAAAAGAAATTAGCTTTATGAAAAGCTAAAGCATCAGCTAAGATGAAAAAGCTTGATGAAATTCAAGAAAAATATGAAAATGAACTTGAAACTTTAAAACCTGGTACATATCAATATAGAAAGCGTCAAGATTGACTTGATGATTCTGACTTTAAATATTCATATTGAGAAAACTATGTTAACCTAAAATCGGAAACATTTGAAAATCGTTACTTTAAACGTAAAATGACTAAAAAAGAAATGAATGATAAAATAGCAAAAATGATTGATTTAGTTGGACTAACCGGAAATGCTACTAAACCAATTAGTGCTCTTTCAGGTGGGATGAAACAACGTGTTGCACTCGCTAGATCACTTGTTATTGAACCGGAAATTCTTTTATTAGACGAACCACTTTCAGCTCTTGATGCTAAGATTAGACAAAAAATGCAAGTTTTATTAAGAAGTGTGCAGCAAGAATTAGGTCTAACTTTTATCTTTGTTACTCATGACCAAGATGAAGCTTTGGAATTATCAGATCGAATTGCAGTTATGCGTGATGGACGTATTGAACAATATGATACTCCGAAAAATATTTACGATTACCCTGTAAATATTTGAGTTGCTAAATTCATTGGTGATTCTAATATTTTCAATGCTAAGTTTAATCCAAAAACAGGTAAGGTTAAATTACTTGGTAAAGAATTTAAAACTGTGCATGAATTAGATGAATTCGAACCAGGAGAAATGCTAGATGCTTTAATTCGTCCTGAAGATATTGATATCAATGCCAATCCAACAACTAAGAAAGATAAAATTGCTGGAAAAATTGTTGATATTTCATATCGTGGATCATATTACTACTTAAAAGTTGAAATAGAAGAAGATGTTTATATTTATGTAGAAACAGCTAAAAAATTTGATTTGAATGAAAAAGTATATTTAAGTTGAACTAAAGATACAATTCACTTAATGAAAAAAGATCCTAAGTGAGATTACCAAAATAATGATTTCCAAAATTAA
- a CDS encoding type 2 periplasmic-binding domain-containing protein, whose product MKKLLRNFLIGSGVVAICGILGASIGYKIDKPFKPAFYNFKSYMSEDNQDILREKFTYTQFSEINEFNNALINNKAAAGVGTDFLAAQLVKKGLLAKIDYSILFGDETLKDNKERMKNAVRLFLRDEIWNHLAQYDDFINQNDSSNNTNTDRKELWEYFFPYYSQDTVIAYNVRKKPIKTDARQDRVDELSGISTEWMKKEFLTSSESYNSFINVLNSVKYNNYNGWIITDAMRDNMLYGSSYWLLPNNQRTSDHFTGEVEQDTYKTLINSFKQLIKDGTGYDVRDNRHISFEGDGLELLNQLVNPKRPDINAAIMYNGDAIDAYYGSDNYPPTAQEEKLGITHDGDIKVIKPKQNLLLVDGIMLSSRNNDEDNYKYLEVLKDSVYNKLSDYYKETVGNKKIFPFKLDELDPNNQNFINAKTKITENAVAKTWKQIQYDNKAFKQLFDEENNAVVNNSKNSDLENLITSWSDIINLGLDNNMQYLEQYQKMQFITDDKIVNYDAKINMAPELLKNHFIAKYNLLLNLIIQNINNLDNVETKTYEEKVIVSLIKSNLEEVNEFLNNNENNIDTLGLYLGRKIGLIDISNEQNIEGWGNLTNFNYINYVPTQEIDYQLVLRNYFADVADGQDKNVIDIYKIDDITNPTIQLNYFENELIFRNELWNEKLNTYSSLLNNINESIQSSNAEVIANLWKQIEENKDSIIQNLYNETIISATNSNTTNRLIIFTQLFAKLIQNKQGDLAFSENYLQTVQNIIKQNNINASKKIINQIFQSTNSIIKEAWINNGIIEHKELEPVSEKILSESSQYYFMQTKS is encoded by the coding sequence ATGAAAAAATTACTTCGTAACTTTTTAATAGGTTCTGGAGTAGTAGCAATATGTGGTATTCTCGGTGCTAGCATAGGATATAAGATTGATAAACCGTTTAAGCCTGCTTTTTACAACTTTAAATCATATATGTCCGAAGATAATCAAGACATACTCAGAGAAAAATTTACATATACTCAATTTAGTGAAATTAATGAATTTAATAATGCTTTAATTAATAATAAAGCGGCAGCTGGAGTTGGTACTGATTTCTTAGCTGCACAGCTAGTTAAAAAAGGGTTATTAGCAAAAATTGATTACTCGATTTTATTTGGTGATGAAACATTAAAAGATAATAAAGAAAGAATGAAAAATGCAGTACGTCTTTTCTTAAGAGATGAAATATGAAATCATTTAGCTCAATATGATGATTTCATTAATCAAAATGATTCAAGTAATAATACTAATACCGATAGAAAAGAATTATGAGAATACTTTTTCCCTTATTATTCTCAAGATACAGTAATTGCTTATAATGTTCGTAAAAAACCAATTAAAACTGACGCAAGACAAGATCGAGTCGATGAATTATCAGGCATTTCAACTGAGTGAATGAAAAAGGAATTTTTAACTAGTTCAGAATCTTATAATTCATTTATTAATGTATTAAATTCTGTTAAATATAATAATTATAATGGATGAATAATAACTGATGCCATGAGAGACAATATGCTTTATGGTTCATCATATTGATTGCTACCTAATAACCAAAGAACTTCAGATCATTTTACTGGAGAAGTAGAACAAGATACATATAAAACATTAATCAACTCATTTAAACAATTAATCAAAGATGGAACAGGATATGATGTTAGAGATAATCGTCATATTTCGTTTGAAGGTGATGGACTTGAATTATTAAATCAGTTAGTTAATCCTAAACGGCCTGATATCAATGCAGCTATCATGTATAATGGAGATGCTATTGATGCTTATTATGGTTCAGACAATTATCCGCCAACAGCTCAAGAGGAAAAATTAGGAATTACACATGATGGAGATATAAAAGTCATTAAACCTAAGCAAAATCTTTTATTAGTTGATGGAATTATGTTGTCAAGTAGAAATAATGATGAGGATAATTATAAATATTTAGAAGTTTTAAAAGATAGTGTTTATAATAAATTGTCCGACTATTATAAAGAAACTGTGGGTAATAAAAAGATTTTTCCATTCAAACTTGATGAGCTAGATCCTAATAACCAAAATTTCATAAATGCTAAAACAAAGATAACTGAAAATGCTGTTGCTAAAACTTGAAAACAAATTCAATATGATAATAAAGCATTTAAACAATTATTCGATGAAGAAAATAATGCTGTAGTTAATAATTCTAAAAATAGTGATTTAGAAAATTTAATTACTAGTTGAAGCGATATTATTAATCTAGGATTGGATAATAATATGCAATATCTAGAGCAATATCAAAAAATGCAATTTATTACAGATGATAAAATTGTAAATTATGATGCCAAAATTAATATGGCACCAGAATTATTAAAAAATCATTTCATAGCAAAATATAATTTACTTTTAAATTTAATTATTCAAAATATTAATAATTTAGATAATGTTGAAACGAAAACATATGAAGAAAAAGTAATTGTTTCATTAATTAAATCTAATCTCGAAGAAGTAAATGAATTTTTAAATAACAATGAAAATAACATAGATACTTTAGGATTATATCTTGGAAGAAAAATAGGATTAATTGATATATCAAATGAGCAGAATATTGAAGGTTGAGGTAATTTAACTAACTTTAATTACATCAACTATGTTCCAACACAAGAGATTGATTATCAATTAGTTTTAAGAAATTATTTTGCTGATGTTGCTGACGGGCAAGATAAAAATGTTATTGATATTTATAAAATTGACGATATAACAAATCCTACAATACAACTTAATTATTTCGAAAACGAATTAATCTTTAGAAATGAATTATGAAATGAAAAATTAAATACTTATTCAAGTCTATTAAATAATATTAATGAATCAATTCAATCAAGTAATGCTGAAGTAATAGCTAATTTATGAAAACAAATTGAAGAAAATAAAGATAGTATAATTCAAAATTTATATAACGAAACAATAATTAGTGCAACTAATTCAAATACAACAAATAGATTAATCATTTTTACACAATTATTTGCTAAATTAATTCAAAATAAACAAGGTGATTTAGCATTCTCAGAAAACTATTTACAAACAGTGCAAAATATCATTAAACAAAATAATATCAATGCATCTAAAAAAATTATTAATCAAATATTCCAAAGTACTAATTCGATTATTAAAGAAGCTTGAATTAATAATGGTATTATTGAGCATAAAGAATTAGAACCAGTATCAGAAAAAATATTATCTGAATCATCTCAATATTACTTTATGCAAACTAAGAGTTAA
- a CDS encoding ABC transporter ATP-binding protein → MNILQVNNLSKHYVDKKETRGIFNLNFEVKKGSFHAFIGENGAGKTTTIKSIIGSYHNYDGEIVINEINAKNPESKAKLGYVPENAIFPKELTTWNYLYSLALLSGINKSQAKEKINNLLDKFEIQNLANSKPYTFSSGQKKKVLLIQALLNNPDLIILDEPAANLDPTARYQLFTLLKELHNEGKSIFISSHVLSEIDKYVDSYTLIHKGKIVDSGIKNKPLEEIFYEKVINQ, encoded by the coding sequence ATGAATATATTACAAGTAAATAATTTATCAAAGCATTATGTTGATAAAAAAGAAACTCGTGGTATTTTTAACCTTAATTTTGAGGTTAAAAAAGGTTCATTTCATGCTTTTATAGGAGAAAATGGAGCAGGAAAAACCACTACTATTAAATCTATTATAGGTTCATATCATAATTATGATGGCGAAATAGTTATTAATGAAATCAATGCTAAAAATCCTGAATCAAAAGCTAAATTAGGTTATGTACCTGAAAATGCTATTTTTCCTAAAGAACTAACCACTTGAAATTATTTATATTCCTTAGCTTTACTTAGTGGCATCAATAAAAGTCAAGCCAAAGAAAAAATTAATAATTTACTTGATAAATTTGAAATCCAAAACCTTGCTAATTCAAAACCATATACCTTTTCATCAGGTCAAAAGAAAAAAGTGCTTTTGATTCAAGCATTATTAAATAATCCTGATTTAATTATTTTAGATGAGCCTGCAGCTAATTTAGATCCAACTGCTAGATATCAACTATTTACTTTATTAAAAGAATTACATAATGAAGGCAAAAGCATTTTTATCTCTTCGCATGTATTAAGTGAAATTGATAAATATGTAGATTCTTATACTTTAATACATAAAGGTAAAATAGTTGATTCCGGAATTAAAAATAAACCACTTGAAGAAATATTTTATGAAAAAGTGATTAATCAATAA
- a CDS encoding aromatic motif membrane protein, which produces MKLSKILSLSSLIALSPLISISCGTNTHTEIKMQEKANNVDLQWNNFINQNAIADLLSEIYGNNIEAKNQYIASQKELVDTDYNKQLSVALKYANLITRQSSAYDDFSNPYSFFAAKSYPYPVKESDQVINSAFKNNWLWSLFNINKFTYMQNDTFTRANNESEDSFALRDNENKLLYSIFSNIKSNQFIQYVKQVENNSNDIRFYLLNKDGYIIQIDIYRDIDEETKEVKANQVNIFPYIKTFPRLLQARYKNEMFNLNKYVSLFASFNIDNSNKTQTDEVLYKDFYGGVLLQYSPVDIK; this is translated from the coding sequence ATGAAGCTTAGCAAAATACTTTCACTTAGCTCACTAATTGCTTTATCTCCATTAATTTCAATTTCATGTGGAACAAATACACATACTGAAATTAAGATGCAAGAAAAAGCAAATAATGTTGATTTGCAGTGAAATAACTTTATTAATCAAAATGCAATTGCTGATTTACTTAGCGAAATATATGGTAATAATATCGAAGCGAAAAATCAATATATTGCTAGTCAAAAAGAACTAGTTGATACTGATTACAATAAACAATTATCAGTTGCTTTAAAGTACGCTAATTTAATAACTCGTCAATCTTCTGCTTATGATGATTTCTCTAATCCATATTCATTTTTTGCTGCAAAATCATATCCTTATCCAGTTAAGGAATCTGATCAAGTAATAAATTCTGCTTTTAAAAATAATTGATTATGAAGTCTATTTAATATCAATAAATTTACTTATATGCAAAATGATACATTTACCCGTGCAAATAATGAATCAGAAGATTCATTTGCTTTACGTGATAATGAAAATAAATTGCTTTATTCAATATTTTCAAATATTAAATCAAATCAATTTATTCAATATGTTAAACAAGTTGAAAATAATTCAAATGACATTAGATTTTATTTATTAAATAAAGATGGTTATATAATACAAATAGATATATATCGTGATATTGATGAAGAAACAAAAGAAGTTAAAGCTAACCAAGTTAATATTTTCCCTTATATTAAAACATTTCCAAGACTACTACAAGCAAGATATAAAAATGAAATGTTTAATTTAAATAAATATGTAAGTTTATTTGCTTCATTTAATATAGATAATTCAAATAAAACTCAGACAGATGAAGTTTTATATAAAGATTTTTACGGAGGAGTTCTACTGCAATATTCACCAGTAGATATTAAATAA